The nucleotide sequence CGGCTCGATCGGACAGCCGTCGCGCTGATCGCCGGCCAGGCCCGCCACCAGTAGGTCGATCCAGCGCTCGACGATCTCGGCCACCGGCCGACCGGTGGCGAGGAACCGGCGCAGCAGCCGCTCGATATCGGCTCCGGCGGCGTCCACCACCGCGGCGGCCAGCTGCTGCTTGCCCTGTGGGAAGTGGTGATACAGAGAGCCCGCCTTGACGCCGGCCTCGTCGAGGATCTGGTTCAGTCCGGTCGCCGCGTAGCCCTGGCGGCGGAACAGGGTGGCCGCGTTCTCCACCAGGGCTGCGCGGCTGCGATCCGGTCTCGGCACGGTATTGACAATACTTGAGTGATCACTCAAGAATGTGGAGATGAGGCAATTGACGTTCCAAGAACCCGGCCGATACGACTGGACCGAGGTGCCCGAACCCCAGATCACCGCGCCCGAGCAGGCCCTCGTCCGGCCGGTGGCGGTCGCCTGCTGCGACCTGGACGTCGCGGTATGTCACGGCCGGTTGCCGTTGCCGCCCGGGTACGCGGTGGGGCACGAGGGCCTGGCCGAGGTCGTCGCGGTCGGCGACGCCGTGACCGGCGTCCGGGTGGGCGACCGGGTCGTGGTGCCTTTCCAGGTCAGCTGCGGAACCTGCGCGGAATGCCGCCGCGGCGTGACCGGATCATGCGGCTCGGTGCCACTCATGACGGTCTACGGCATGGCCCCCATCGCCGGCCGGGACAGCGGCGGCTTCATGTCGGACCTGGTGCTGGTGCCCTACGCCGACGCGATGCTCATCCCGGTGCCCGACGGGGTGGAACCCACGGCCATCGCGTCGCTGTCGGACAACATTCCCGACGGCTGGCGGGCGGTCGGACCGTTCGCCGGCGAGCTGGCCGCCCTCGATGCGGCCGACCGGCGGGTCCTGGTGGTGGGCCGGCTGTCGATCGGGCTGTATGCGGCGGCGATGGCCGCCGCGCAGGGGGCCCACGTCGACTACGTCGACACCGACCCGCAGCGCCTGGCCGCGGCCGAGAAGCTCGGCGCGGTCGCGCACGAACGCGACAAGCCGGACAAGGCCTGGGGCCGCTATCCGGTCACGGTGCACACCTCGGCCGAACCCGAGCTGCTCGCCGCCACCCTGCGCGCCACCTGGCCCGACGGCGTGTGCACCGACACCGGCGTCTACTACCAACCCGCGGTCGAGCTGCCGCTGCTCGCGATGTACACCCGCGGCGTGCGGTTCGTCACCGGGCGCGTCAACGCTCGGGTGGTGATTCCGCAGGTGCTCGAGCTGCTGGCCGGCGGTATGGACCTGTCGCCAGCCGTCGATCGCGTGGTGGCCTGGGAGGACGCCCCGTCGGCCTGGCCGGAGATGATCGGCAAGACCGTTTACGTGCGTGACTAGTCATCGAAACTGCGTCCAGCGCGAAAAAATCGCCGAAAAGGCGCACTGAACGCAGGCTCGGCGTTAGTTCAGGCGATCTCGGCGACGAAAACGCCCATGCGGCCCAGCTGCGCCTTGGCGAGGAACGGCAGCCCCGCCGCGTCCGGGCCGTCGTAGCCGGCCGGCAGGATCCGGGTGTTGGTGAGGTGCAGCTTGCGGCGGGCGAGGCGCAGGTCGGCCTGCCCCGCGGCCAGCACGTTCTTCACCCAGTCGGTCTTCCCGTGGCCCAGCGCGATCGCCAGCACATTGCCCTTGCGGTAGGCCGTCACGATGGTCTGGTACGGCTTGCCGGACTTGCGACCGCGATGCTCGATGGTCCCGGTGCCCGGCAGGAAGCGCGCGAACGGCTTCATCGCCTTGTTGAAGTATTTGACCTGCAGGTTCTCAAACCAGACCGGAAAGAGCATCGGGACGCCCGGCGCGTTGTTCGGATGATCTTTTCTGGACATGACCGGAACTGTACCTGCGCCGCTTTGAGCAGCGGTTATCCAACCGGTGTTCCGGCCGAATATCGATTTGAGTTGCTCTGGGACAATGAGAGCAATGAGTACACCCCTGATGGCCCGCATTGACCTGCGCGGCGCGCAATTGACGGCCGCGCGGCTGCGGGCCGCGCTGCCGCGCGGTGGCGCCGACGTGGAGAGCGTCATGGGTCAGGTGCGCCCGATCGTGCAGGCGGTCGCCGAGCGCGGCGCCGAGGCGGCACTGGAATTCGGGGCGTCGTTCGACGGCGTCCGCCCGCCGGCCGTGCGGGTGCCCGACGGCGCGCTGGACGCCGCCCTGGCCGGGCTGGACCCCGACGTGCGCGAAGCGCTGCAGGTGATGATCGAACGCACCCGCGCCGTGCACGCCGATCAGCGCCGCGACGACGTCACCACCGTGCTCGGCCCGGGCGCCACGGTGACCGAGCGGTGGGTGCCCGTCGAGCGGGTTGGCC is from Mycobacterium conspicuum and encodes:
- a CDS encoding TetR/AcrR family transcriptional regulator — encoded protein: MPRPDRSRAALVENAATLFRRQGYAATGLNQILDEAGVKAGSLYHHFPQGKQQLAAAVVDAAGADIERLLRRFLATGRPVAEIVERWIDLLVAGLAGDQRDGCPIEPVATESVNASPLVRAASARAFAGWCAAIEERLRSEAWAETEAKDVALAVISLIEGALILSRIAGDPAALQAAKPAARTLLRGERVS
- a CDS encoding alcohol dehydrogenase catalytic domain-containing protein; the encoded protein is MRQLTFQEPGRYDWTEVPEPQITAPEQALVRPVAVACCDLDVAVCHGRLPLPPGYAVGHEGLAEVVAVGDAVTGVRVGDRVVVPFQVSCGTCAECRRGVTGSCGSVPLMTVYGMAPIAGRDSGGFMSDLVLVPYADAMLIPVPDGVEPTAIASLSDNIPDGWRAVGPFAGELAALDAADRRVLVVGRLSIGLYAAAMAAAQGAHVDYVDTDPQRLAAAEKLGAVAHERDKPDKAWGRYPVTVHTSAEPELLAATLRATWPDGVCTDTGVYYQPAVELPLLAMYTRGVRFVTGRVNARVVIPQVLELLAGGMDLSPAVDRVVAWEDAPSAWPEMIGKTVYVRD
- a CDS encoding nitroreductase family deazaflavin-dependent oxidoreductase, with the protein product MSRKDHPNNAPGVPMLFPVWFENLQVKYFNKAMKPFARFLPGTGTIEHRGRKSGKPYQTIVTAYRKGNVLAIALGHGKTDWVKNVLAAGQADLRLARRKLHLTNTRILPAGYDGPDAAGLPFLAKAQLGRMGVFVAEIA